One genomic window of Aricia agestis chromosome 7, ilAriAges1.1, whole genome shotgun sequence includes the following:
- the LOC121729112 gene encoding uncharacterized protein LOC121729112, with protein MMRLRNRVIPQAGTGAVCDGESRPGPSGSGCPSYSGGATSRTKLPNLKLLQNGYAGYRIHYNDRQIQTQTINHLLYMDDIKLYAATESELYKLTELTEQFTIDIKMNFGSQQINYKYTKYKLRQTFQHRLNAIMKSKLYSRNTVKAINTFAIPILTYSFGVINWNKTDLINIQRNINTTMTKTTHYNRPDITLVDKINKTAFLIDIAVPNTHNLQTTIAEKLTKYIDLKDEITRLWNLQKVTIVPIVLSTTGIIPKQLHKSLDTLQLPPNLTYLMQKAVILNTCRIVRKFLQTDEERTTLHTPQTHPNSHTCDYSDLWLDDLNRLCVQEKCSKSGEPRAEGREPRAKGREPRASGHDQSAKVLLNENHPSTYTMEFR; from the exons ATGATGCGCCTACGAAATAGAGTTATACCCCAGGCGGGTACCGGAGCTGTATGCGATGGAGAATCCCGCCCCGGGCCCTCAGGCTCGGGCTGCCCTTCGTATTCTGGGGGGGCAACGAGTCGCACCAAGCTGCCCAATCTCAAGCTGCTGCAGAACGGAT ATGCAGGATATCGTATACATTATAATGACAGACAAATACAGACTCAGACTATTAACCATTTACTTTACATGGACGACATAAAACTTTATGCTGCCACTGAATCTGAACTATACAAACTGACTGAACTGACAGAACAATTTACAATcgatataaaaatgaattttgga TCTCAACAAATTAATTACAAATACACCAAATATAAATTAAGACAAACATTTCAACACCGGCTCAATGCGATCATGAAATCTAAATTATACTCTCGAAACACTGTAAAAGCAATAAATACATTCGCAATCCCAATACTTACCTACTCCTTTGGCGTAATAAACTGGAACAAAACAGATTTAATCAATATACAAAGAAACATTAATACAACAATGACTAA AACAACTCACTACAATAGACCTGACATAACGCTAGTAGATAAAATCAACAAAACTGCATTCCTTATTGATATAGCCGTACCAAACACTCATAACTTGCAAACTACAATAGCAGAAAAACTCACCAAGTATATTGACCTTAAAGATGAAATAACCCGCCTCTGGAATCTGCAAAAAGTAACCATAGTACCAATAGTCTTATCTACTACAGGAATCATACCAAAACAACTTCATAAATCTCTTGACACCCTACAACTACCTCccaatttaacatatttaatgcAAAAGGCTGTCATCCTCAACACGTGTCGTATAGTACGAAAGTTCTTACAGACAGATGAGGAACGTACGACACTACACACACCGCAAACACATCCAAACTCACAC ACGTGCGACTACTCGGACTTATGGCttgacgatcttaatcgcctgtgtgtacAAGAGAAGTGCTCAAAGAGCGGCGAGCCGCGAGCCGagggccgcgagccgcgagccaagggccgcgagccgcgagcctcgGGGCATG ACCAGTCCGCTAAAGTCCTTCTAAATGAAAACCACCCTAGCACGTACACGATGGAGTTCCGCTGA